From Candidatus Hydrogenedentota bacterium, a single genomic window includes:
- a CDS encoding PAS domain S-box protein, with amino-acid sequence MHPIPDTAEHPSGPGAGMLMPRMAVVLRIEWAMLLLRYLLYLFVILFHVSGAEALFLPNLTVAAGLGLLHNAWAHWVFYSRRHDLFVSPVNLLLYLARAALMVALTGGEQSELAPLFLLILIGCHVYAPDSPNIPWASVTVCAAYAFTILGGWVWRGVNPMSLPVYANLAALALCGWLMAQLGSLLRRMEADAARRAGDLLSSEATVRAILDNTAEPIVVYGENEFVAEANNPACAFLGLPRERLTGRRFREFLFDDGTLTERITALRERGSLHDEMLMVLPEGGERNVDMHIHSFVRDQRQFFVAMFRDITGQKEFEEAQRQAKRRLEQVNLELQRVNALRAEFYTTVARRLRSPLTALLGFLEMLLDEEMGDVNEDQRAALQSSRRGARRVLDLVDEAFEEEAGTGTEKTARGEGGAEKK; translated from the coding sequence ATGCACCCCATTCCAGACACAGCGGAACACCCTTCCGGCCCCGGCGCGGGGATGCTGATGCCGCGCATGGCCGTGGTCCTGCGCATCGAGTGGGCCATGCTGCTGCTGCGGTACCTCCTGTACCTCTTCGTCATCCTGTTCCACGTGTCCGGGGCCGAAGCCCTGTTCCTGCCGAACCTCACGGTGGCGGCGGGTCTGGGGCTGCTGCACAACGCCTGGGCGCACTGGGTCTTTTACAGCCGCCGCCACGACCTCTTCGTGTCCCCCGTCAACCTGCTGCTCTACCTGGCGCGGGCCGCCCTGATGGTGGCGCTCACGGGGGGCGAGCAGAGCGAGCTGGCGCCCCTGTTCCTGCTCATCCTCATCGGCTGCCACGTCTACGCGCCGGACTCCCCCAACATCCCCTGGGCCTCGGTCACGGTCTGCGCCGCCTACGCCTTCACCATCCTCGGCGGGTGGGTGTGGCGGGGGGTCAACCCCATGTCCCTGCCGGTCTACGCCAACCTGGCCGCCCTGGCCCTCTGCGGCTGGCTGATGGCGCAGTTGGGCAGCCTGCTCCGGCGGATGGAGGCGGACGCCGCGCGGCGCGCGGGCGACCTGCTCTCGTCGGAGGCGACGGTGCGCGCCATTCTGGACAACACGGCGGAGCCCATCGTGGTCTACGGCGAGAACGAGTTCGTCGCCGAGGCGAACAACCCCGCCTGCGCGTTTCTCGGGCTGCCGCGCGAGCGGCTGACGGGGCGCCGGTTCCGCGAGTTCCTCTTCGACGACGGCACCCTGACGGAGCGGATAACCGCGCTGCGCGAGCGCGGCTCGCTCCACGACGAGATGCTGATGGTGCTGCCGGAGGGCGGCGAGCGCAATGTGGACATGCACATCCACTCCTTCGTCCGGGACCAGCGGCAGTTCTTCGTCGCCATGTTCCGCGACATCACCGGGCAGAAGGAGTTCGAGGAGGCCCAGCGCCAGGCGAAACGCCGCCTGGAACAGGTCAACCTGGAGCTCCAGCGGGTGAACGCGCTGCGCGCGGAGTTCTACACCACCGTGGCGCGGCGCCTCCGCTCGCCCCTCACGGCGCTGCTGGGTTTTCTGGAGATGCTCCTGGACGAGGAGATGGGCGACGTGAACGAGGACCAGCGCGCCGCCCTGCAAAGCAGCCGCCGCGGCGCGCGGCGCGTGCTCGACTTGGTGGACGAGGCCTTCGAGGAGGAGGCGGGAACGGGGACGGAGAAGACGGCGCGGGGGGAAGGCGGCGCCGAAAAAAAATAA